The proteins below come from a single Portunus trituberculatus isolate SZX2019 chromosome 2, ASM1759143v1, whole genome shotgun sequence genomic window:
- the LOC123501303 gene encoding LOW QUALITY PROTEIN: unconventional prefoldin RPB5 interactor 1-like (The sequence of the model RefSeq protein was modified relative to this genomic sequence to represent the inferred CDS: deleted 2 bases in 1 codon) encodes MDEEGVEETGGGGSRGERHPPATPPTVTTLRENLANLLELKKVHEERLECVREEILKLQKFKKDYELLFKRLKTLPEKIRHEVMVPLGSLAVMPGQLIHTNEVLVLLGDNWFAERSAKQASEIVKRRIKDCEEKIQTCEETQKIHLGWLREAEEVLQGEQGEQVEIIEEMTEEEYQRSQEEHRRRVKEQYRQLSEASPCHPTHPAQPPDTLPGPLPPEHHPSYVDTLAERERESYEELMRRLDQLELEELGEGMEALEEEEEEEEEEEEREEEEEDEEELFSIAPTHTPTEKPKHRLRLHSAEALGSRGGDEDGGHTPETPTDDDTGPHSTPTPRRRLKRRVSWADDVRPLYTIIPDNNSKETHHISYTSGTPAPPGLETAPPAPPSLLGPLPPAGVTRGGLEGVKSPSDIFKVFGRGSVSFEEKGVSPPPPLLLPLPQFKSILKKSVSLPIDGSSHGEEEEEEGVRLKEEETPPPPPSPPLRKSLSLKPAFSYRVLERKGAISTTTTTTTATTTATTTAPPPPPPPRFQSLKLLE; translated from the exons atggatgaggagggggtggaggagacaggaggtggagggagcagAGGGGAGCGCCACCCCCCTGCCACGCCCCCTACTGTCACCACACTAAGAGAAAATTTAGCCAATCTTCTTGAGTTAAAGAAAGTCCacgaggag AGGCTAGAGTGTGTTCGAGAAGAGATTTtgaagcttcagaaatttaagaAGGATTACGAACTGCTTTTTAAGAGACTCAAGACACTCCCAGAGAAGATCAGacatgag GTGATGGTGCCCCTGGGAAGCCTAGCGGTGATGCCTGGCCAGCTGATCCACACCAATGAGGTCCTGGTGCTGCTTGGTGACAATTGGTTTGCCGAGAGGAGTGCAAAACAGGCTTCCGAGATTGTCAAAAGGAGGATcaagg ACTGCGAGGAGAAGATCCAAACCTGCGAGGAGACCCAGAAGATTCACTTAGGGTGGCtgagggaggcggaggaggtgcTGCAGGGTGAGCAGGGTGAGCAGGTAGAGATTATTGAAGAAATGACAGAAGAGGAGTATCAACGCAGCCAGG AGGAGCACCGGCGCAGGGTGAAGGAACAGTACAGGCAGCTGAGCGAGGCATCACCCTGTCACCCCACCCACCCTGCTCAACCTCCCGACACCCTGCCTGGCCCCCTCCCCCCCGAACATCACCCTAGCTATGTGGACAccctagcagagagagagagggagagctatGAAGAATTAATGAGAAGATTAGACCAGTTGGAATTGGAGGAGTtagg agaaggaatggaagctttagaagaggaggaggaggaggaggaagaggaagaaga aagagaggaggaggaggaagatgaggaggagctcTTCAGTAtagcacccacacacacaccaacagaaAAACCCAAACACCGCCTTCGTTTACACAGCGCAGAGGCCTTGGGGAGCAGGGGGGGTGACGAGGATGGGGGGCACACACCAGAGACCCCCACAGACGATGACACAGGCCCCCACAGCACCCCCACCCCCCGTAGACGCTTAAAACGGCGGGTCAGCTGGGCAGATGACGTGCGACCCCTCTACACAATAATTCCAGACAACAACAGTAAGGAAACACACCATATCTCATACACCAGTGGCACCCCCGCCCCCCCTGGCCTTGAGACAGCCCCCCCAGCCCCCCCGTCTCTCCTCGGACCACTACCGCCTGCAGGAGTCACCCGGGGCGGCCTAGAAGGGGTCAAAAGCCCCTcggatatttttaaggtgttcggCAGAGGGAGTGTGTCATTTGAGGAGAAGGGTGtgtctccgccgccgccgctgctgctgccgctgccgcagTTCAAGAGTATTTTGAAGAAGTCTGTGTCCTTGCCCAttgatg GAAGCAGTCAtggcgaagaggaagaggaggaaggggtgaggctgaaggaggaggag actccgcctccaccaccatcaccacctctcaggaaatctctctctttaaagcca gCATTCTCCTACCGAGTATTAGAGAGAAAGGGAGccatctctactactactactactactactgctactactactgctaccaccaccgcaccaccaccaccgccaccaccaagatTTCAAAGTTTAAAGCTTCTAGAATGA
- the LOC123501816 gene encoding eukaryotic translation initiation factor eIF1, whose product MSIQNLNTFDPFADAAGGTEEGVQDGLVHIRIQQRNGRKTLTTVQGLSSDYDLKKIVRACKKEFACNGTVVEHPEYGEVLQLQGDQRENICQFLTKVGLVKADQIKVHGF is encoded by the exons ATGTCAATCCAGAACCTTAATACTTTCG accccTTCGCTGATGCAGCTGGTGGGACAGAAGAGGGAGTGCAAGATGGTCTGGTGCATATaag gATCCAGCAGCGCAATGGCCGGAAGACACTCACCACAGTGCAGGGCCTCTCCTCAGACTATGACCTGAAGAAGATTGTCCGCGCCTGCAAGAAGGAGTTTGCATGCAACGGCACAGTAGTTGAACACCCTGAATACGGCGAG GTTCTACAGCTGCAGGGTGACCAGCGGGAGAACATCTGCCAGTTCTTGACCAAGGTGGGGCTGGTGAAGGCTGACCAAATCAAGGTGCACGGCTTCTAA
- the LOC123501746 gene encoding tubulin alpha-1D chain — protein sequence MRECISVHVGQAGVQIGNACWELYCLEHGIQPDGQMPSDKTVGGGDDSFNTFFSETGSGKHVPRAVFVDLEPSVIDEVRTGTYRALFHPEQLITGKEDAANNYARGHYTIGKEIVDVVLEKVRKLADQCTGLQGFLIFHSFGGGTGSGFTSLLMERLSVDYGKKSKLEFAIYPAPQVATAVVEPYNSILTTHTTLEHSDCAFMVDNEAIYDICRRNLDIERPTYTNLNRLIGQIVSSITASLRFDGALNVDLTEFQTNLVPYPRIHFPLVTYAPVISAEKAYHEQLSVAEITNACFEPANQMVKCDPRHGKYMACCLLFRGDVVPKDVNAAIAAIKTKRTIQFVDWCPTGFKVGINYQPPTVVPGGDLAKVARAVCMLSNTTAIAEAWARLDHKFDLMYAKRAFVHWYVGEGMEEGEFSEAREDLAALEKDYEEVGLDSAEGEGEEEEGQEY from the exons ATG CGTGAGTGTATCAGCGTACACGTGGGACAGGCTGGCGTGCAGATCGGCAATGCATGCTGGGAGCTGTACTGTCTGGAACATGGGATCCAGCCTGACGGTCAAATGCCTTCCGATAAGACTGTGGGAGGCGGCGATGACTCCTTCAACACCTTCTTCAGCGAGACCGGCAGCGGCAAACACGTCCCCCGCGCCGTCTTTGTTGACCTGGAACCCTCTGTCATTG acgAGGTGCGGACCGGAACCTACCGGGCGCTGTTTCACCCAGAGCAGCTGATCACAGGGAAGGAGGATGCCGCCAACAACTATGCCAGGGGCCACTACACCATTGGCAAGGAGATCGTTGACGTGGTGCTGGAAAAAGTCCGCAAGCTGGCCGATCAGTGCACCG GGCTGCAAGGGTTCCTGATCTTCCACTCCTTCGGGGGCGGCACCGGGTCTGGGTTCACCTCCCTGCTGATGGAGCGCCTCTCTGTTGACTATGGCAAGAAGAGCAAGCTGGAGTTTGCCATTTACCCAGCACCACAG GTGGCTACGGCGGTGGTGGAGCCGTACAACTCCATCCtgaccacccacaccaccctgGAACACTCCGACTGCGCCTTCATGGTAGACAACGAAGCGATCTATGACATCTGCAGGAGGAATTTGGACATCGAGAGGCCAACTTACACTAACTTGAACAGACTTATTGGCCAGATCGTGTCCTCTATTACTGCTTCCCTCAG GTTTGACGGCGCCCTCAATGTGGACCTGACGGAGTTTCAGACCAACCTGGTGCCCTACCCACGCATCCACTTCCCCCTGGTGACCTACGCCCCTGTCATCAGTGCAGAGAAGGCTTATCACGAGCAGCTGTCTGTGGCTGAGATCACTAATGCCTGCTTTGAACCCGCTAAtcag atggtgAAATGCGACCCACGGCACGGGAAATACATGGCTTGCTGTCTGCTCTTCCGGGGTGACGTGGTTCCCAAGGACGTGAATGCCGCTATTGCCGCTATTAAGACCAAGAGGACCATTCAGTTCGTCGATTGGTGCCCCACTGGCTTCAAG GTGGGCATCAACTACCAGCCCCCCACGGTGGTTCCCGGGGGTGACCTGGCCAAGGTAGCGAGGGCGGTGTGTATGCTGTCCAATACCACCGCCATCGCTGAGGCCTGGGCTAGACTGGACCATAAATTCGATCTTATGTACGCCAAGAGAGCCTTCGTACATTG gtacgTGGGTGAGGGTATGGAGGAGGGTGAATTCTCCGAGGCTCGCGAGGACTTGGCTGCCCTCGAGAAGGACTACGAGGAGGTTGGACTCGACTCCgctgaaggggaaggagaagaagaagagggtcaGGAGTACTAA